A genome region from Hevea brasiliensis isolate MT/VB/25A 57/8 chromosome 7, ASM3005281v1, whole genome shotgun sequence includes the following:
- the LOC110640098 gene encoding (2E,6E)-farnesyl diphosphate synthase, chloroplastic (The RefSeq protein has 4 substitutions compared to this genomic sequence), which produces MSSVNLGSWVHTSYVLNQATRSRSKSKSFSLPFNPLKSLAISFAYRKSERPISSVSAIITKEEETLQEEQNNPPPSFDFKSYMLQKANSINQALEAAIPLQEPAKIHESMRYSLLAGGKRVRPALCLAACELVGGNDSMAMPAACAVEMIHTMSLIHDDLPCMDNDDLRRGKPTNHIVFGEDVAVLAGDALLAFAFEHIAVSTLNVSSARIVRAVGELAKAIGAEGLVAGQVVDINSEGSSEVDLEKLEFIHIHKTAKLLEGAVVLGAILGGGTDEEVEKLRKYARDIGLLFQVVDDILDVTKSSQELGKTAGKDLVADKVTYPKLLGIEKSREFAEKLNKEAQEQLAGFDPEKAAPLIALANYIAYRQN; this is translated from the coding sequence ATGAGTTCAGTGAATTTGGGTTCATGGGTTCACACCTCCTACGTCTTAAACCAAGCTACCAGATCTAGATCCAAATCCAAATCCTTCTCTCTACCTTTCAGTCCTCTAAAAAGTTTAGCAATTCCCTTTGCTTATAGAAAATCAGAGCGACCCATTTCATCTGTCTCTGCGATTATTACCAAGGAAGAAGAAACTCTTCAAGAAGAGCAGAATAATCCACCACCCTCTTTTGATTTCAAATCCTACATGCTCCAAAAAGCCAATTCCATTAACCAAGCTTTGGAAGCTGCCATTCCAATCCAAGAACCCGCTAAAATTCACGAGTCTATGCGTTATTCCCTCTTGGCCGGCGGCAAGAGGGTACGACCGGCCCTCTGCCTCGCTGCGTGTGAGCTTGTTGGTGGGAATGACTCCATGGCGATGCCTGCTGCATGCGCTGTGGAAATGATTCATACTATGTCTCTCATCCATGATGACCTCCCTTGCATGGATAACGACGATCTTCGCCGTGGCAAGCCCACCAATCACATCGTGTTTGGAGAGGACGTGGCGGTTCTCGCCGGTGACGCACTCCTAGCATTTGCTTTTGAACACATCGCTGTTTCTACTTTAAATGTTTCTTCTGCTAGAATTGTCCGGGCAGTTGGGGAATTAGCGAAGGCGATCGGGGCAGAAGGGTTAGTTGCTGGCCAAGTAGTTGATATAAATTCTGAGGGCTCATCTGAGGTGGATTTAGAGAAGCTTGAATTTATTCACATCCACAAGACCGCTAAGTTGTTGGAGGGGGCTGTGGTGCTAGGGGCTATATTGGGCGGAGGAaccgatgaggaagtggagaaaTTGAGGAAATATGCTAGGGGTATTGGGTTGTTGTTCCAGGTTGTTGACGATATTCTTGATGTGACTAAATCATCCCAAGAATTGGGGAAAACTGCGGGCAAGGACTTGGTGGCGGACAAGGTTACATATCCCAAGCTTTTGGGGATTGAGAAGTCGAGGGAATTTGCAGAGAAGCTGAATAAGGAAGCTCAGGAGCAGCTGGCTGGATTTGATCCTGAAAAGGCAGCTCCATTGATTGCTTTGGCTAATTACATCGCTTACAGGCAAAACTAA